In Bradyrhizobium erythrophlei, a single genomic region encodes these proteins:
- the tilS gene encoding tRNA lysidine(34) synthetase TilS: MPEDDKSPISARQAKSLFADWKNAQALVLAVSGGPDSVALMWLAARWRNALSRGPRLLAVTVDHGLRQEAAREARDVKRLARTLGVAHRTMRWTAVKPKTGIPAAARLARYRLLTGVARSSGASHILTAHTRDDQAETLLMRLLRGSGIGGLAAMARESEREGVFIGRPFLNISKSQLIATLERAGIGFADDPTNRDPSFTRPRIRKVIEGLAVEGGDARNLARLASRLARANAAIEVLVDGAARYLALKDAAATSQPAALRPSNGVSFDAASFATLAEEIRLRLLLRAIERFGHEGPAELGKVEALLAAFDHTLRKAGKGRPVKLKQTLAGAVISLARGRIVIEPAPPRRRRGS; the protein is encoded by the coding sequence ATGCCTGAGGACGACAAATCCCCGATCTCGGCGCGGCAGGCCAAAAGCCTGTTTGCGGACTGGAAGAACGCGCAAGCGCTGGTGCTGGCGGTTTCCGGCGGTCCGGATTCCGTCGCCTTGATGTGGCTCGCGGCGCGTTGGCGAAATGCGCTCTCGCGCGGGCCACGACTGCTGGCGGTGACGGTCGATCACGGCCTGAGGCAAGAGGCCGCGCGTGAGGCGCGCGATGTCAAGCGCTTGGCGCGCACGCTTGGCGTGGCGCATCGCACGATGCGCTGGACCGCCGTCAAACCGAAAACAGGCATTCCGGCGGCGGCGCGACTGGCGCGTTATCGGCTGCTCACCGGCGTCGCGCGGAGCAGCGGCGCCAGCCACATCCTCACCGCTCACACCCGCGACGACCAGGCCGAAACCTTGCTGATGCGGCTCTTGCGCGGCAGCGGCATCGGCGGTCTGGCGGCGATGGCCCGCGAGAGCGAGCGCGAGGGCGTGTTCATCGGCCGCCCGTTTCTGAACATTTCGAAATCGCAGCTGATCGCAACGCTTGAAAGGGCCGGGATCGGCTTTGCCGATGATCCGACCAACCGCGATCCCAGCTTCACCAGGCCGCGTATCCGCAAGGTGATCGAAGGTCTTGCCGTCGAAGGCGGCGATGCGCGCAACCTCGCCAGGCTGGCATCGCGGCTGGCGCGCGCCAATGCCGCGATCGAAGTCCTCGTCGACGGCGCCGCGCGCTATCTGGCGTTAAAGGACGCCGCGGCGACATCGCAACCGGCAGCGCTTCGCCCGTCCAACGGTGTCAGTTTCGATGCGGCCAGCTTCGCCACTCTGGCCGAAGAGATTCGGCTGCGGCTTCTGCTGCGCGCGATCGAACGGTTCGGTCATGAGGGGCCGGCGGAACTGGGCAAGGTAGAGGCTCTGCTGGCCGCTTTCGATCATACGTTGCGAAAGGCCGGCAAAGGGCGGCCGGTGAAGCTGAAACAGACCCTCGCCGGCGCGGTCATCAGCCTCGCTCGGGGGCGAATTGTCATCGAACCGGCCCCGCCACGCCGGCGGCGGGGGAGTTAG
- the ybgF gene encoding tol-pal system protein YbgF, protein MSFRIHKTTCAAALAAALVLCAFAGQAPALAQSDDVDPEVRIQQLENQLRQLTGQNEELQYRNRQLEERLRALQSGAPGSPQGGTPGQPGAPMTNTAAMPPVQQAPSYPQQPPAYQTPPGGYQSQVAAPAPIAQEPAGPRSGRRGDAFDPTQNPNAPGAPRALGGGQLPMPAEAPIGAPGGRGAGDPLDLANTGGAPAGALPPPPPRNTNGTGALTTLPPSATPRDEFDLGVGYIQRKDYALAEETMRNFQRKYPSDPMMAEAQFWLGESFFQRQQYREAAEAFLGVTTKFDRSAKAPDALLRLGQSLAALKEKEAACAAFGEVARKYPRAAGTIKQAVDREQKRSKC, encoded by the coding sequence ATGTCATTCAGGATTCATAAAACCACCTGCGCTGCCGCGTTGGCAGCGGCGCTTGTGCTGTGCGCTTTCGCAGGGCAAGCCCCGGCGCTCGCTCAATCCGACGACGTCGATCCGGAAGTCCGGATCCAGCAGCTCGAAAATCAGCTGCGGCAGCTCACCGGGCAAAACGAGGAACTGCAATATCGCAACCGGCAGCTCGAAGAGCGGTTGAGGGCGCTCCAAAGCGGTGCGCCGGGATCGCCGCAAGGTGGGACGCCCGGCCAGCCGGGCGCTCCGATGACGAACACGGCCGCGATGCCTCCGGTGCAACAGGCGCCGTCCTATCCGCAGCAGCCCCCGGCCTATCAGACGCCGCCCGGAGGTTATCAGTCGCAGGTCGCAGCCCCCGCGCCGATCGCTCAGGAGCCCGCAGGGCCGCGCAGTGGTCGCCGCGGCGACGCCTTCGACCCCACGCAAAATCCCAACGCGCCCGGCGCGCCGCGCGCGCTTGGCGGTGGCCAGTTGCCCATGCCCGCAGAGGCGCCAATCGGCGCACCGGGCGGGCGAGGGGCCGGTGACCCACTCGACCTCGCCAACACGGGCGGGGCGCCCGCCGGCGCATTGCCGCCTCCGCCGCCGCGTAACACCAACGGCACCGGCGCGCTCACCACCCTGCCGCCCTCGGCAACGCCGCGCGACGAGTTCGATCTCGGCGTCGGCTATATCCAGCGCAAGGACTATGCGCTGGCCGAAGAAACCATGCGCAACTTCCAGCGCAAATATCCGAGCGATCCGATGATGGCGGAAGCCCAGTTCTGGCTCGGCGAGAGCTTCTTCCAGCGCCAGCAATACCGCGAGGCGGCCGAAGCCTTTCTCGGCGTGACGACCAAGTTCGACCGCTCGGCGAAAGCCCCTGATGCGTTGCTGCGGCTCGGCCAGTCGCTGGCCGCGTTGAAGGAAAAGGAAGCCGCCTGTGCCGCCTTCGGTGAGGTGGCGCGGAAGTATCCGCGCGCCGCGGGCACCATCAAGCAGGCCGTCGATCGCGAGCAGAAACGCTCGAAGTGCTAG
- the pal gene encoding peptidoglycan-associated lipoprotein Pal — MKQPMRILQGLKLAAALAIALSMGACAKNSLTDGAMASAATPGSQQDFVVNVGDRVFFESDQTDLSPQAIATLEKQAQWLQSYPRYSFTIEGHADERGTREYNIALGARRAQSVRSFLASRGIDASRMRTISYGKERPVAVCNDISCWSQNRRAVTVLNANS, encoded by the coding sequence ATGAAACAACCTATGCGTATCCTCCAGGGTTTGAAGCTGGCTGCAGCGCTTGCAATTGCGCTGTCGATGGGTGCCTGCGCCAAGAATTCGTTGACCGATGGTGCGATGGCGAGCGCGGCGACGCCCGGCAGTCAGCAGGACTTCGTTGTCAATGTCGGCGATCGCGTCTTCTTTGAGAGCGACCAGACCGATCTGTCGCCGCAGGCGATCGCGACGCTGGAGAAGCAGGCACAGTGGTTGCAGAGCTATCCGCGCTATAGCTTCACGATTGAAGGCCATGCCGACGAACGCGGCACCCGCGAGTACAACATTGCGCTCGGCGCACGGCGTGCACAGTCGGTGCGCTCGTTCCTCGCCTCGCGCGGCATCGATGCATCGCGGATGCGCACCATCTCCTACGGCAAGGAGCGTCCGGTCGCGGTCTGTAACGACATCTCCTGCTGGTCGCAGAATCGCCGCGCCGTCACGGTGCTGAACGCGAACTCTTAA
- a CDS encoding N-acyl amino acid synthase FeeM domain-containing protein, whose amino-acid sequence MSLVQETRSGPLQSQIELLDQVEYRLAETEVEKEEIYNLRYRAYLNEGAIEPCAERRLADRFDELPNSWTFGIYLGGELTSSVRISVAAPHHSDTPAVDAFPDLLEPELARGKVIVDPNRFVADPVRRTKYPQLPYVTLRLAYVACEHFNADIGTATVRKEHQAFYRRVFLHQPLCLPRPYPTLTKPLCLMAVDYPKLRDKVFRRYPLFRSTEAERQMLFGRSRSPISPVLDLPELPLGQAPISPTG is encoded by the coding sequence TTGAGTTTAGTGCAAGAGACGCGAAGCGGCCCCCTCCAGAGCCAAATCGAACTTCTGGACCAAGTCGAGTACCGGCTGGCAGAAACAGAAGTTGAAAAGGAAGAAATCTACAACTTAAGATACCGCGCCTATCTGAACGAAGGTGCAATCGAGCCGTGCGCCGAGCGACGACTTGCCGATCGTTTCGACGAGCTGCCGAATTCATGGACTTTCGGTATCTATCTCGGCGGCGAGCTGACCAGCTCAGTCCGTATCAGCGTCGCGGCACCTCATCATAGTGACACGCCGGCGGTTGACGCATTTCCCGACCTACTCGAGCCGGAACTGGCCAGAGGAAAAGTAATCGTCGACCCCAACCGGTTCGTCGCCGATCCTGTCCGTCGGACCAAATATCCGCAGCTGCCTTACGTGACGCTGCGGCTCGCTTACGTCGCGTGCGAGCATTTCAATGCCGATATCGGCACCGCGACCGTTCGCAAGGAGCATCAGGCGTTCTACCGCCGGGTGTTCCTGCACCAGCCGCTGTGCCTGCCGCGTCCCTATCCGACGCTCACCAAGCCGCTCTGCCTGATGGCCGTCGATTATCCGAAACTGCGCGACAAGGTATTTCGGCGTTATCCGCTGTTCCGTTCAACCGAGGCGGAGCGGCAGATGCTGTTCGGGCGAAGCCGTAGTCCGATATCCCCGGTGCTCGACCTGCCGGAACTTCCGCTCGGGCAGGCCCCGATTTCACCGACCGGCTAG
- a CDS encoding putative bifunctional diguanylate cyclase/phosphodiesterase — MQLVDEKKQGNREELPPSIYAALVDSLFQNFTATLAGTFCTTIVAVMTALKTGNHMIWPCAIWISIVGVARAMQMREYELERRVSPLTPERAPWWENNYKNLADLYASSLGLWCFVVVLGSDDAIAHMLCTAVTIGYTAASAGRNYARPWIIQRHIVFSCAPLALALILHGDVYYTGLGLLLALFFVGLKYINLSLNAIFVDALTSSMREAALATRFDTALNNMPHGLCMFTSDGHLAVMNHRFGEMMDLPADLAHLRPSASGILAACVDAGSISEANANMILAEIENPQAKGIITTDPDVARGRSLSWAFQPMADGGAVVLLEDVTERRNAEARITHLARYDELTGLPNRVNFRDEIGHLLANPHGSDEMSALLFIDLDQFKQVNDTLGHPCGDQLLCAVADRLRAMLRPEDFVARFGGDEFVVFQQNIHSPDEAAALARRVVDHLSERYKIDNHLVEIGASIGIAMTSGVGADTLLKNADMALYRAKADGRGTFCFFREEMAQTVEARRILELDLRRALANEEFELFYQPLVNLQSGKISTCEALLRWNHPLRGTVSPADIIPVAEDMGMIVDLGRWILRKACLECMQWPEAVSVAVNFSPQQFHQRDLLSEVRYALDVSGLPPRRLEIEITESSLLRNTQLTHELLSQLRELGVRISLDDFGTGYSSLSYLHSFPLQKVKIDRSFLEGIDTDRPLRLLRGVARLSADLGMSVVVEGIETNEQLELVNADGTVSEAQGYLFSRPVPAMRVRQLLDASHGRRADGEIIPSRSIA; from the coding sequence ATGCAATTGGTCGACGAGAAAAAGCAAGGCAATCGAGAAGAGCTGCCGCCCTCCATCTATGCGGCGCTGGTCGATTCGCTGTTTCAGAATTTCACGGCGACTTTGGCCGGGACCTTCTGCACGACCATTGTCGCGGTCATGACGGCGCTGAAGACCGGCAATCACATGATCTGGCCGTGTGCGATCTGGATTTCGATCGTCGGCGTGGCGCGTGCGATGCAGATGCGCGAATACGAACTGGAGCGGCGGGTATCTCCGCTGACGCCGGAGCGCGCGCCCTGGTGGGAAAACAATTACAAGAATCTGGCCGACCTCTACGCGAGTTCGCTCGGCCTGTGGTGCTTTGTCGTGGTGCTCGGCAGCGACGACGCGATCGCGCACATGCTGTGCACCGCCGTCACCATCGGATACACGGCTGCCAGCGCCGGACGCAACTACGCACGCCCCTGGATCATCCAGCGCCACATCGTGTTCTCCTGCGCGCCGCTGGCGCTGGCGCTGATCCTGCACGGCGACGTCTACTACACCGGGCTCGGGCTGCTGCTGGCGCTGTTCTTCGTCGGCCTGAAATACATCAACCTCAGCCTCAATGCGATCTTCGTCGATGCGCTGACCTCCAGCATGCGGGAGGCCGCGCTCGCCACGCGTTTCGATACCGCGCTGAACAACATGCCGCACGGCCTGTGCATGTTCACGAGCGACGGGCACCTGGCGGTGATGAACCATCGCTTCGGCGAGATGATGGACCTGCCGGCTGATCTGGCGCATTTGCGTCCCAGCGCATCCGGCATCCTTGCGGCCTGCGTCGATGCCGGGTCGATCTCGGAAGCGAACGCCAACATGATCCTCGCCGAAATCGAGAACCCGCAGGCAAAGGGCATCATCACGACCGATCCGGACGTGGCGCGCGGCCGCTCGCTGTCGTGGGCGTTCCAGCCGATGGCCGACGGCGGCGCCGTCGTTCTCCTGGAAGACGTCACCGAACGGCGCAACGCGGAAGCCAGGATCACGCATCTGGCTCGTTACGACGAACTGACGGGACTGCCGAACCGGGTCAATTTCCGCGACGAAATCGGCCACCTGCTGGCAAATCCGCACGGCAGCGATGAAATGTCGGCGCTGCTGTTCATCGATCTCGATCAGTTCAAGCAGGTCAACGACACGCTCGGCCATCCCTGTGGCGATCAGCTGTTGTGCGCGGTTGCCGACCGCTTGCGCGCGATGCTGCGGCCTGAGGATTTCGTGGCGCGGTTCGGCGGCGACGAGTTCGTGGTCTTCCAGCAAAACATCCACTCGCCCGATGAGGCCGCGGCACTCGCCCGCCGGGTCGTCGATCATTTGAGCGAGCGCTACAAGATCGACAATCATCTGGTCGAGATCGGCGCCAGCATCGGCATCGCGATGACGTCGGGCGTCGGCGCCGATACGCTTCTGAAGAACGCGGACATGGCGCTCTACCGCGCCAAGGCGGACGGCCGCGGCACCTTCTGTTTCTTCCGCGAGGAAATGGCGCAGACCGTCGAGGCGCGCCGCATCCTCGAGCTCGACCTGCGCCGGGCGCTGGCCAACGAGGAGTTCGAGCTGTTCTATCAGCCGCTGGTCAATCTCCAGAGTGGCAAGATTTCGACCTGCGAAGCGTTGCTGCGCTGGAATCATCCGCTTCGCGGCACCGTGTCGCCGGCCGATATCATTCCGGTCGCCGAGGATATGGGCATGATCGTCGACCTCGGCCGCTGGATCCTGCGCAAGGCGTGCCTGGAATGCATGCAGTGGCCAGAGGCGGTCAGCGTTGCGGTGAACTTCTCGCCGCAGCAGTTCCACCAGCGCGATCTCTTGAGCGAAGTCCGTTACGCGCTCGACGTCTCGGGATTGCCGCCGCGTCGGCTCGAAATCGAAATCACCGAATCCTCGCTGTTGCGCAACACCCAGCTCACCCACGAGTTGCTCTCGCAGTTGCGCGAACTCGGCGTGCGGATTTCGCTGGACGATTTCGGCACCGGCTATTCGAGCCTCAGCTATCTGCACAGTTTCCCATTGCAGAAGGTCAAGATCGACCGGTCGTTCCTGGAAGGCATCGACACCGACCGGCCGCTGCGGCTGCTGCGCGGCGTTGCGCGTCTGAGCGCAGACCTCGGCATGTCGGTCGTGGTCGAGGGCATCGAGACCAACGAACAGCTGGAGCTCGTCAATGCTGACGGCACCGTCAGCGAAGCCCAGGGCTATCTGTTCAGCCGGCCGGTGCCCGCGATGCGGGTCCGCCAGCTTCTGGACGCCTCCCACGGCCGCCGGGCGGACGGCGAAATCATCCCCTCGCGATCAATCGCTTAA
- the tolB gene encoding Tol-Pal system beta propeller repeat protein TolB yields the protein MPFRFNRRQLVSGMASIGLLASVPARQAAAQKRITVQEGDFQPVPIAIPNFAAGTPSDGDVGAGVTQVITNNLRRSGLFAPIDQAAYLDKAVNFDAVPQFNNWKTINAQALVTGRMTRQPDGRLKAEFRLWDVATGQPLAGQQYFTQPENWRRISHIISDQIYERMTGEKGYFDSRVVFVDETGSKERRVKRLALMDQDGANVRYLTRGSDLVLTPRFSPSTQEITYMEFGQGDPRVYLLNIETGQREIVGNFPGMTFSPRFSPDGQRVIMSLQQGGNSNLFAMDLRSKSTTRLTDTPAIDTSPSYSPDGSRICFESDRGGKPQIYVMGASGGQAQRISFGEGNYSTPVWSPRGDYIAFTKQGGGQFSIGIIKPDGSGERILTSGFHNEGPTFAPNGRVLMFFRDPGGNGGPSLFSVDISGRFEQRVPTPGFASDPAWSPLLS from the coding sequence ATGCCGTTTCGCTTCAACCGCCGTCAGCTCGTTTCCGGCATGGCCTCGATCGGCCTGCTCGCAAGCGTCCCCGCTCGTCAGGCCGCCGCGCAAAAGCGCATCACCGTCCAGGAGGGCGATTTCCAGCCGGTCCCGATCGCGATTCCGAACTTCGCCGCCGGCACACCGTCAGATGGCGATGTCGGCGCCGGTGTCACCCAGGTCATTACCAACAACCTCAGGCGCAGCGGCTTGTTCGCGCCGATCGATCAGGCGGCCTACCTCGACAAGGCCGTCAACTTCGACGCGGTGCCGCAGTTCAACAACTGGAAGACCATCAACGCGCAGGCGCTGGTGACCGGCCGCATGACGCGCCAGCCGGACGGAAGGTTGAAGGCGGAGTTCCGTTTGTGGGACGTCGCGACCGGTCAGCCGCTCGCCGGTCAGCAATATTTCACCCAGCCGGAAAACTGGCGGCGGATTTCCCACATCATCTCCGACCAGATCTACGAGCGAATGACCGGCGAGAAGGGTTACTTCGACAGCCGCGTGGTGTTCGTCGACGAGACGGGCTCCAAGGAGCGGCGCGTCAAGCGGCTCGCGCTGATGGATCAGGACGGCGCCAACGTTCGCTACCTGACCCGCGGCAGCGATCTGGTGCTGACGCCGCGCTTCTCGCCCTCGACCCAGGAAATCACCTACATGGAATTCGGGCAGGGCGACCCGCGCGTCTATCTCCTCAATATCGAAACCGGACAGCGCGAAATCGTCGGCAACTTTCCAGGCATGACCTTCTCGCCGCGCTTTTCGCCGGATGGACAGCGCGTGATCATGAGCCTGCAACAGGGCGGCAATTCGAACCTGTTCGCGATGGACCTGCGGTCGAAGTCGACCACGCGCCTCACCGATACGCCGGCGATCGACACGTCTCCGTCCTATTCGCCCGACGGCTCCCGCATCTGTTTCGAATCCGACCGCGGCGGAAAGCCGCAGATCTACGTGATGGGCGCGAGCGGCGGCCAGGCGCAGCGCATTTCGTTCGGCGAGGGCAACTATTCGACGCCGGTTTGGTCGCCTCGCGGTGATTACATTGCGTTTACCAAACAGGGCGGCGGTCAGTTCTCCATCGGTATCATCAAGCCCGATGGTTCGGGGGAACGGATTCTCACGTCGGGCTTCCACAATGAAGGGCCGACATTCGCGCCGAACGGCCGGGTGCTGATGTTCTTCCGTGATCCCGGTGGTAATGGTGGGCCGTCGCTGTTTTCGGTCGATATTTCCGGACGCTTCGAACAGCGCGTCCCGACGCCGGGCTTCGCCTCCGATCCGGCCTGGTCGCCACTGCTGTCCTGA
- a CDS encoding protein TolA: MKGKVDKTIIASILLHVLVFGWGLFSFSTKAYVMPEEDTVAVDVVSADQLSKAMAGMKTGDKKNPKPLVEKVAEAKPPVDDAVGKITEKPPVVTDTTPPPQPKPIEKPVEKKPDPPKPVAEAKPKEEPKPVEKKPETPDPIADAIKKEEKKPPKPQVEAAKPPPPQPPKPKERTFDQTKIAALLDKREPSRQAVTGDTINSNAALGTAKGSAADNSATWGAMFRQQVERCWKKPYGGIESQNPEAAFSIRLKRDGTLEAMPVPDGAPATPYLKVYQESALRAIIECQPYNLPAAYFEEWKFFAPVFTERRG; encoded by the coding sequence TTGAAGGGCAAGGTCGACAAGACAATTATTGCGTCGATTCTCCTGCACGTCCTCGTGTTCGGGTGGGGACTGTTTTCGTTTTCGACCAAGGCCTACGTCATGCCGGAAGAGGACACTGTCGCCGTCGACGTCGTCTCCGCCGATCAGCTCTCGAAGGCCATGGCCGGCATGAAGACAGGCGATAAGAAGAATCCCAAGCCGCTGGTGGAGAAGGTCGCCGAGGCCAAGCCGCCGGTCGACGACGCCGTGGGTAAGATCACCGAGAAGCCGCCGGTCGTTACCGACACCACGCCGCCGCCGCAACCGAAGCCGATCGAAAAGCCGGTCGAGAAAAAGCCCGATCCGCCCAAGCCCGTGGCCGAAGCCAAGCCGAAGGAAGAGCCGAAGCCGGTCGAGAAGAAGCCGGAAACTCCCGACCCGATCGCGGACGCGATCAAGAAGGAAGAGAAGAAGCCGCCGAAGCCGCAGGTCGAGGCGGCAAAGCCACCGCCGCCGCAACCGCCAAAGCCGAAGGAACGCACCTTCGATCAGACCAAGATCGCGGCCCTTCTCGACAAGCGTGAACCGTCGCGTCAGGCCGTCACCGGCGATACGATCAATTCCAACGCCGCGCTCGGCACGGCGAAGGGCTCAGCCGCCGACAATTCCGCCACCTGGGGCGCGATGTTCCGCCAACAGGTCGAACGCTGCTGGAAAAAACCTTATGGCGGAATCGAAAGCCAGAATCCGGAAGCCGCTTTCTCGATCCGGCTGAAGCGCGACGGTACGCTGGAAGCGATGCCGGTGCCTGATGGCGCGCCCGCGACCCCCTATCTCAAGGTCTATCAGGAGAGCGCGCTGCGCGCGATCATCGAATGCCAGCCGTATAACCTTCCGGCGGCCTATTTCGAGGAATGGAAATTCTTCGCGCCGGTGTTCACGGAACGAAGAGGCTGA
- a CDS encoding biopolymer transporter ExbD, with translation MAMNMAGSSGSGRRGGRRAAVMAEINVTPMVDVMLVLLIIFMVAAPLMTSNIDIDLPVASGGKSIANNTPPLTLSVKRTNGSCNSSVELYLGDAPVAAADLLTKIKAIRETRSEAESVVYLRGDKDVCYTDMMKLLGQIRTAGFKANIVIIPEQGS, from the coding sequence ATGGCGATGAACATGGCAGGCTCGTCCGGCAGCGGACGTCGCGGCGGCCGGCGTGCCGCCGTCATGGCGGAAATCAACGTCACGCCGATGGTCGACGTGATGCTGGTGCTGCTCATCATCTTCATGGTGGCGGCTCCGCTGATGACCTCGAATATCGATATCGATCTGCCGGTCGCCTCCGGCGGCAAATCGATCGCCAACAACACCCCGCCGCTGACCTTGTCGGTGAAGCGGACCAACGGCAGCTGCAACTCCAGTGTCGAGCTTTATCTTGGGGATGCGCCGGTTGCGGCGGCCGATTTGTTGACTAAAATCAAGGCGATCCGCGAGACGCGGTCGGAGGCCGAAAGCGTGGTTTATCTGCGCGGCGACAAGGATGTCTGCTACACGGATATGATGAAATTGCTCGGGCAGATCCGGACCGCTGGCTTCAAGGCTAATATTGTCATCATCCCGGAGCAGGGCTCGTAG
- the tolQ gene encoding protein TolQ → MNPADVAQSALPLPSADVSLIALFWQAHWIVKCVMLGLLSCSVWVWAIAIDKLILYSRTRRAMDRFEQAFWSGQSIEELYRTLAAKPTQSMAACFVAAMREWKRSFESQARSFAGLQMRIEKVMNVSIAREIERLERRLLVLATVGSAGPFVGLFGTVWGIMSSFQSIAASKNTSLAVVAPGIAEALFATAIGLIAAIPATIFYNKFTSEVNRQAQRLEGFADEFSAILSRQIDERG, encoded by the coding sequence ATGAATCCGGCTGACGTGGCACAGTCCGCCTTGCCGCTGCCATCCGCTGACGTCTCGCTGATTGCCCTGTTCTGGCAGGCGCACTGGATCGTCAAATGCGTGATGCTCGGACTGTTGTCCTGCTCGGTCTGGGTGTGGGCGATCGCGATCGACAAGCTCATTCTCTACTCGCGCACCCGTCGTGCGATGGATCGCTTCGAGCAGGCGTTCTGGTCGGGCCAGTCGATCGAGGAGCTTTACCGCACGCTCGCCGCCAAACCGACGCAGTCGATGGCGGCTTGTTTCGTCGCGGCGATGCGCGAATGGAAGCGCTCCTTCGAGAGCCAGGCGCGGTCCTTTGCCGGTCTTCAGATGCGGATCGAAAAGGTCATGAACGTCTCGATCGCGCGCGAAATCGAGCGGCTGGAGCGAAGGCTTCTGGTGCTTGCGACCGTCGGTTCGGCGGGACCGTTTGTCGGCCTGTTCGGCACCGTCTGGGGCATCATGTCGAGCTTCCAGTCGATCGCGGCTTCGAAAAACACCTCGCTGGCGGTGGTGGCGCCCGGTATCGCGGAAGCGCTTTTTGCCACGGCGATCGGCCTTATCGCCGCCATCCCGGCGACTATTTTCTATAACAAGTTCACTTCCGAGGTGAACCGGCAAGCCCAACGGCTGGAAGGGTTTGCGGACGAATTCTCGGCCATCCTGTCGCGTCAGATCGACGAGCGCGGGTGA
- a CDS encoding DUF2852 domain-containing protein: MAYTADVNRWRGPTEEYHRPRMLETPWHPGWIAVTILGFFIWWPIGLALLFFTLGSRKMGCWSHQDRWAHKMERMQYKMERMRNHMETWQAYQRGFGFGPRSSGNRAFDEYRADTLKRLEEEQVEFKNFLDRLRHAKDKEEFDAFMAQHRTRPTPPSDDQPQN; the protein is encoded by the coding sequence ATGGCCTACACCGCAGATGTCAATCGATGGCGCGGCCCGACCGAAGAGTACCACCGCCCCCGCATGCTCGAGACGCCTTGGCATCCCGGCTGGATCGCCGTGACGATTCTCGGCTTCTTCATCTGGTGGCCGATCGGCCTTGCCCTTCTCTTTTTCACACTCGGGAGCAGAAAAATGGGTTGCTGGAGTCATCAAGATCGCTGGGCGCACAAGATGGAGCGGATGCAGTACAAGATGGAGCGGATGCGCAACCACATGGAAACCTGGCAAGCTTATCAGCGCGGTTTCGGCTTCGGCCCGCGCTCGAGCGGCAACCGCGCTTTCGACGAATACCGTGCCGATACGCTGAAGCGGCTCGAAGAGGAGCAGGTCGAATTCAAGAACTTCCTCGACCGTTTGCGTCACGCCAAGGACAAGGAAGAGTTCGATGCGTTCATGGCGCAGCACCGCACCCGTCCGACGCCGCCGTCCGACGATCAGCCCCAGAACTGA
- a CDS encoding TetR/AcrR family transcriptional regulator, giving the protein MSWRKDPGRTERGYHHGNLKEALLQAALDLIATKGAAGFTFADAARIAGVSPAAPYRHFRDRDELLSNIAQRGFEQFESALSEAWDDGRPDTVSAFERVGKAYLAFAREKPAFYSAMFESGLAADVSAGLHAAAERAFAVIRAAAERLAALAPPGSPRPPALMMALHIWSMSHGVASLFARGDAARRKLPMSAEELLEAEVLIYLRGLGFMTDRRSAAQEAHGKDQGKDQAKNQGKAPPGPPPLPPDPPQGPSSGPWGRPK; this is encoded by the coding sequence ATGAGCTGGCGCAAAGACCCCGGCCGCACCGAGCGCGGCTATCACCACGGCAATCTCAAGGAGGCGCTGCTGCAAGCGGCGCTCGACCTCATTGCCACGAAAGGTGCGGCCGGCTTCACCTTTGCCGACGCCGCGCGGATCGCCGGTGTCAGTCCGGCGGCTCCGTACCGGCATTTTCGCGACCGGGACGAATTGCTGTCGAACATCGCGCAACGCGGTTTCGAGCAGTTCGAATCCGCTCTGTCGGAAGCCTGGGATGATGGGCGGCCCGATACCGTGTCGGCGTTCGAGCGGGTCGGCAAAGCCTATCTCGCTTTCGCGCGCGAGAAGCCGGCGTTCTATTCCGCGATGTTCGAATCCGGGCTGGCGGCCGACGTCAGCGCGGGCTTGCACGCTGCGGCCGAGCGCGCCTTTGCCGTGATCCGTGCTGCTGCCGAGCGCCTCGCCGCGCTGGCGCCACCCGGTTCGCCGCGGCCGCCGGCGCTGATGATGGCGCTTCACATATGGTCGATGTCACACGGCGTGGCGTCGCTGTTTGCCCGTGGGGATGCGGCGCGGCGCAAGCTGCCGATGTCGGCCGAGGAACTTCTGGAAGCCGAAGTGCTGATCTATTTGCGCGGCCTCGGTTTTATGACCGACCGCCGGTCAGCGGCGCAGGAAGCCCACGGCAAAGATCAAGGGAAAGATCAGGCGAAAAATCAGGGGAAAGCGCCTCCGGGGCCGCCGCCCTTGCCACCCGATCCTCCACAGGGGCCTTCATCGGGTCCCTGGGGCCGCCCAAAATAA